From Candidatus Pedobacter colombiensis, one genomic window encodes:
- a CDS encoding serine acetyltransferase — MDEEFYLHIFNKQNRIEPVPSNQEIADWAINLMNLLYPERLTTPDYSINEIKRFFLKQERELVRLLNATKACEDFNNEGIVTEFFNGVPELYRKMNTDIAAILTGDPAAKNEFEIIRSYPGFLAIALYRIAHALLKAHVPLIPRILTEYGHSLTGIDIHPGAVIGEYLYIDHGTGLVIGETTVIGNHVKLYQGVTLGALSVEKYMADTKRHPTIEDHVIIYSGATILGGETIIGANSIIGGNVWLTKSVPAGSTVYHQSSVKVIETKDTK; from the coding sequence ATGGACGAGGAATTTTATCTTCATATTTTTAACAAACAGAACAGGATTGAGCCTGTGCCCTCTAATCAGGAGATTGCGGATTGGGCTATAAACCTGATGAATCTGTTGTATCCTGAGCGTTTAACTACGCCCGATTATTCGATTAACGAGATTAAGCGCTTCTTTTTAAAACAAGAAAGGGAGCTAGTCAGGCTATTAAATGCAACAAAAGCATGTGAAGATTTTAACAATGAAGGAATCGTTACTGAGTTTTTTAATGGCGTTCCGGAGTTGTACAGAAAGATGAATACCGATATTGCTGCTATTTTAACCGGAGATCCTGCAGCAAAGAATGAATTTGAGATCATTAGAAGCTATCCTGGATTTCTGGCCATAGCACTATATAGAATTGCGCATGCTTTATTGAAAGCCCATGTACCCTTGATCCCAAGAATATTAACAGAATATGGTCATTCACTTACCGGCATAGACATACATCCAGGAGCTGTGATCGGTGAGTATTTATACATCGACCATGGAACAGGATTGGTCATTGGGGAGACTACTGTGATAGGAAACCATGTTAAATTGTATCAGGGAGTAACATTAGGCGCTTTAAGCGTTGAAAAATACATGGCTGATACCAAGAGGCATCCGACAATTGAAGATCATGTGATTATTTACTCAGGAGCAACGATATTGGGTGGAGAAACCATAATCGGTGCGAATTCTATTATCGGTGGAAACGTATGGCTAACTAAAAGTGTACCTGCCGGATCTACTGTATATCACCAATCGTCCGTAAAAGTTATAGAAACAAAAGACACCAAATAA
- a CDS encoding NAD(P)-dependent alcohol dehydrogenase — MNAVKSYAAKSADKPLEPFQVDRREPLADDVEIKILYCGVCHSDIHTARNEWGGTTYPIVPGHEIVGKVTRIGSNVTRFKVGDTVGVGCFVDSCGHCGNCKEDNEQYCLNGNSQTYNSLLQDKKTITYGGYSTHIVVTQKFVLTISDKLPLEKVAPLLCAGITTYSPLKHWNVKAGDKVAVVGLGGLGHMAVKLAASMGADVTVLSRSKEKEKDAEKLGAHHFELTTDKDNMKRLGSSFNFIIDTASAKHDYNEYLALLKTNGVMVLLGVPPTPAEVSAFQLIGGRRSLVGSLVGGIKETQEMLDYCAAHNITSDIELINIDQINEAYERTLAGDVHYRFVIDMASLN; from the coding sequence ATGAATGCAGTAAAATCTTATGCCGCTAAAAGTGCAGATAAACCATTAGAACCTTTTCAGGTTGATCGTCGTGAGCCTCTGGCAGATGATGTAGAAATAAAGATATTGTATTGTGGAGTATGCCACTCAGATATTCATACTGCACGTAATGAGTGGGGTGGAACCACATATCCTATTGTTCCAGGGCACGAAATTGTAGGTAAAGTAACGCGTATAGGGTCAAATGTAACGCGGTTTAAAGTTGGTGATACCGTTGGTGTGGGCTGCTTTGTAGATTCCTGCGGTCATTGTGGCAATTGCAAGGAAGACAATGAGCAATATTGCTTAAATGGCAACTCTCAAACCTATAATTCCTTACTGCAGGATAAAAAGACCATCACTTATGGTGGCTATTCAACGCATATTGTGGTTACCCAGAAATTTGTTTTGACCATTTCTGATAAACTGCCTTTGGAAAAAGTTGCTCCTTTATTGTGTGCCGGAATTACCACTTACTCTCCTTTAAAACACTGGAATGTAAAAGCAGGAGATAAGGTTGCGGTTGTTGGTTTAGGTGGACTTGGCCACATGGCTGTGAAGCTTGCAGCATCAATGGGTGCAGATGTAACGGTCTTGAGCCGTTCTAAGGAGAAAGAAAAGGATGCGGAGAAATTAGGTGCCCACCATTTTGAGCTGACAACTGATAAAGACAACATGAAAAGATTAGGCAGCAGTTTCAATTTTATCATTGATACGGCTTCTGCTAAACATGATTATAATGAATACCTGGCCTTATTGAAAACCAATGGGGTGATGGTGTTATTGGGTGTACCGCCTACACCGGCTGAGGTGTCTGCATTTCAATTAATTGGTGGTCGCCGTAGTCTGGTAGGCTCATTGGTTGGTGGCATAAAAGAGACTCAGGAAATGCTGGATTATTGTGCAGCGCATAACATTACCTCAGATATAGAGTTGATCAATATTGACCAGATTAACGAAGCTTATGAGCGTACGCTTGCAGGCGATGTACATTATCGCTTTGTAATTGATATGGCATCGTTGAACTAA
- a CDS encoding deoxyguanosinetriphosphate triphosphohydrolase yields MVWEKLLSSKRWGNEDRFIGNQKESRSEFQRDYDRIIFSSPFRRLQNKTQVFPLPGSIFVHNRLTHSLEVASVGRSLGTIFYNKIKDQDPGIDDTCPLLCEVGNIIASACLAHDLGNPAFGHSGEAAISHYFTDGDGKVYKDQVSPEQWEDLIHFEGNANALRILTHPFAGKGTGGFALTYATLAAIAKYPCAAIAGHNKQHIFTKKYGFFQSEQGGFEKIAAEMDLIKVQGSPLIYKRHPLVYLVEAADDICYNIIDLEDAHRLKILSYKEVETLLLPLCKDEKMPARLAEIDDDDAKITLMRAKSISTLIGLCSEVFFKEQETILNGDFNQSLMDAIEEPFLSVMKEIEKVSIKKIYNYSSVVQIEVAGYQVMGGLLEEFIPAYLQNESKYHRKLVELIPKQFLTQQTDAYTKIQCVLDFVSGMTDIYAVELFRKIKGISFPSMS; encoded by the coding sequence ATGGTTTGGGAAAAGTTATTGTCGTCGAAACGCTGGGGGAATGAAGATAGATTTATTGGCAACCAGAAAGAATCAAGGTCTGAATTTCAACGCGATTACGACAGAATCATCTTTTCCTCGCCCTTTAGAAGATTGCAGAATAAGACCCAGGTATTTCCTTTACCGGGCAGTATATTTGTACACAACAGATTAACCCATAGTTTAGAAGTAGCCAGCGTTGGTCGCTCATTGGGTACCATCTTTTACAATAAAATCAAAGACCAGGATCCTGGTATAGACGATACCTGCCCTTTGCTTTGTGAGGTGGGCAATATCATTGCCTCCGCTTGTTTAGCGCATGATTTGGGTAATCCTGCTTTCGGACATTCCGGTGAAGCGGCCATTTCTCATTATTTTACCGATGGTGATGGCAAGGTTTATAAGGATCAGGTATCACCTGAGCAATGGGAAGATCTGATCCATTTTGAGGGTAATGCAAATGCTTTGCGTATTTTAACACATCCATTTGCCGGAAAAGGAACTGGCGGCTTTGCCCTTACCTACGCTACATTGGCGGCTATTGCAAAATATCCTTGCGCAGCTATAGCCGGACACAATAAACAGCACATTTTTACTAAAAAATATGGCTTCTTCCAATCGGAGCAGGGTGGTTTTGAGAAAATTGCTGCCGAAATGGATCTGATTAAAGTACAGGGATCCCCATTGATCTACAAAAGACATCCTTTGGTGTACCTGGTAGAGGCTGCAGATGACATTTGCTATAACATCATCGATCTTGAAGATGCTCATCGCTTAAAAATTCTTTCTTACAAAGAGGTAGAAACACTGTTACTGCCTTTATGTAAAGACGAAAAGATGCCTGCACGGCTGGCTGAAATAGATGATGATGATGCTAAAATTACTTTGATGCGGGCAAAATCTATCAGCACATTAATAGGTTTGTGTTCTGAGGTATTCTTTAAAGAACAGGAAACCATATTGAATGGCGACTTTAACCAAAGCCTGATGGATGCCATCGAAGAACCATTTCTTTCTGTAATGAAGGAGATTGAAAAGGTCTCAATTAAAAAGATTTATAACTATTCATCTGTAGTACAAATTGAGGTAGCAGGTTACCAGGTGATGGGTGGCTTATTGGAGGAGTTTATTCCTGCTTATCTGCAAAATGAATCAAAATACCATAGGAAACTGGTCGAGTTGATCCCTAAACAGTTTTTAACACAGCAAACAGATGCCTATACTAAAATTCAGTGTGTATTGGATTTTGTATCTGGTATGACGGATATTTATGCTGTCGAGTTGTTTAGGAAGATAAAAGGAATCTCATTTCCATCTATGAGTTAA
- a CDS encoding DUF5018 domain-containing protein, protein MKRLSLFFIVTALAGLMLNSCKKAEKVVRNTKNDLSDIYGTIEGMGSSRLFEPIFSANRDTIYFEMPYYYPVNSDNAVDLTKIIIRSTVPSDAMVTPALGVVQDVSKPFKLNITSGSGDVRSFVVVSKKVGDVSITKAKVQYQTGASTQEIEAVIKGDDVLFYILPGTDLSAATLNLEINSHSTSSIASGSTINLSKNLPLTITGVDGRKKTYTLKAAEPVKLDYGVGINRRLWSKTAAELGFTANNEPSLAVSGDYLVTVVRTNPAVYRVFNRHTGAYIKNMPLPFSALAMQIVNDADGNLIGTTYAAKNGNFIVYKWTDVDATPVKLIEWTNNNPAGITGDGGVGRRLNIYGSVNSDAVIMSTGGQSSVIYKWRIVNGVLVKNTPDVITYKSVTGGSTTFMGYQADAQPVSTDANTDYFINYQFEIALVNGVSNERSIGFANESAVFGLFHFATDYIVFNKAKYLAIQKFVKTTSYNNAILGLYDVTESSKISLSAADPRYRTFNIYNSEEFLGATVNSNGTGDVCFGLSPDKERLQVYMLLTNGGILAHEFTKYAP, encoded by the coding sequence ATGAAGAGATTATCATTGTTTTTTATAGTTACAGCATTGGCTGGTCTGATGCTTAACTCCTGTAAAAAGGCAGAAAAGGTAGTTCGTAATACGAAGAACGACCTGAGTGATATTTATGGTACGATTGAAGGGATGGGAAGTAGTCGTCTTTTTGAACCTATCTTTAGTGCGAACAGGGATACGATATACTTTGAAATGCCCTATTATTATCCTGTCAATTCGGATAATGCGGTAGATCTGACAAAGATTATCATCAGGTCTACAGTACCATCAGATGCAATGGTAACACCTGCATTGGGTGTTGTTCAGGATGTATCAAAACCTTTTAAATTAAATATAACTTCAGGTTCTGGTGACGTCAGGTCCTTTGTGGTTGTTTCTAAAAAGGTGGGCGATGTTTCGATCACCAAGGCAAAAGTACAGTATCAGACAGGAGCTTCAACACAAGAAATAGAGGCAGTAATTAAAGGCGACGATGTATTGTTTTACATTTTACCTGGGACAGACTTATCGGCAGCAACATTAAACCTGGAGATTAACAGCCACTCTACCAGCTCTATTGCAAGTGGATCAACCATCAATTTGTCAAAGAATTTGCCGCTAACGATTACTGGTGTGGATGGTAGAAAGAAGACATATACCCTAAAAGCCGCAGAACCTGTTAAATTGGATTATGGTGTAGGTATAAATAGAAGGTTATGGTCTAAAACTGCTGCCGAACTAGGTTTTACGGCCAATAATGAACCCTCATTAGCCGTGTCCGGTGATTATCTGGTTACAGTTGTTCGTACAAACCCGGCGGTTTACAGGGTATTTAACAGACATACCGGTGCGTATATTAAGAACATGCCACTGCCATTTAGTGCCCTGGCTATGCAGATTGTAAATGATGCCGATGGCAATTTAATAGGCACAACTTATGCGGCTAAAAATGGCAATTTTATCGTTTACAAGTGGACTGATGTGGATGCTACTCCGGTTAAACTGATTGAGTGGACAAATAACAATCCTGCCGGAATAACCGGTGATGGTGGAGTAGGAAGGCGACTTAATATTTATGGAAGTGTGAATAGCGATGCGGTGATTATGAGTACCGGCGGTCAATCTTCAGTAATCTATAAGTGGAGAATTGTAAATGGGGTACTGGTCAAGAATACACCGGATGTGATTACTTACAAGTCAGTTACAGGTGGTTCAACCACTTTTATGGGCTATCAGGCAGATGCGCAACCTGTTTCTACTGATGCAAATACGGACTATTTTATCAATTACCAATTTGAGATTGCTTTGGTAAATGGTGTTTCGAACGAGCGTAGCATAGGCTTTGCAAATGAGAGTGCTGTATTTGGTTTATTCCATTTTGCTACCGATTACATCGTGTTTAATAAGGCTAAGTATCTTGCAATTCAGAAGTTTGTGAAAACAACGAGTTATAATAATGCCATACTTGGATTGTATGATGTAACCGAGAGTTCGAAGATTAGTCTATCTGCAGCAGATCCAAGGTATCGAACTTTTAACATCTACAACTCTGAAGAGTTTTTAGGGGCAACTGTAAATAGCAACGGTACCGGGGATGTGTGTTTTGGACTTTCGCCGGATAAAGAACGGTTACAGGTATATATGTTGCTTACCAATGGTGGTATACTGGCACATGAGTTTACTAAATACGCTCCTTAA
- a CDS encoding aminoacyl-histidine dipeptidase → MKVGNLEPQALWSNFIALNAIPRASKKEERVIEFMESFGNQLGLETIRDHVGNVVIKKPASAGMEDRQTVILQSHLDMVHQKNSDSNFDFDTQGIDMYVDEDWVKARGTTLGADNGIGVATIMAILAADDLVHPPLEALFTIDEETGMTGAKQLDPSHLSGTILLNLDTEEDDELTIGCAGGIDTTTVYKYKHHAVAQDSIAFKVSIKGLLGGHSGMDIHKGRANANKLMNRLLYNGNKVLDLQLSNLEGGSLRNAIPREANAVVAVARSQKAAFLSFIADYSEMIKAEYHTIEPALNISAKETELPLEILDKDDYHKIVNALYAVPNGVFRMSPDIPDLVEASSNLAKVIIKDGEFITLSLQRSSVESTKEDVAIAVGAAFENMGCTVTTSGDYPGWKPDANSEILSLMTKLYKVSFNAEPNVNACHAGLECGILGAHLPGMDMISFGPTIHGAHSPDERVKISSVRKFWHYLLNVLEEIPAR, encoded by the coding sequence ATGAAAGTAGGAAATTTAGAACCACAGGCACTTTGGAGTAATTTTATAGCATTGAATGCAATACCTCGGGCCTCAAAAAAAGAGGAACGTGTTATAGAATTTATGGAATCTTTTGGTAATCAACTAGGTTTAGAAACCATAAGAGATCATGTAGGTAATGTGGTGATTAAAAAACCGGCAAGTGCTGGTATGGAAGACAGGCAGACTGTGATTCTTCAATCGCATTTGGATATGGTTCACCAGAAGAATAGCGATAGCAACTTTGATTTTGATACTCAGGGGATCGATATGTATGTTGATGAGGACTGGGTAAAAGCCAGGGGTACTACTCTGGGTGCTGATAACGGGATAGGTGTTGCCACCATTATGGCTATATTAGCTGCAGATGATCTTGTTCATCCACCTTTAGAAGCTTTATTTACCATTGATGAGGAGACTGGTATGACTGGTGCGAAACAGCTTGATCCTTCACATCTGTCGGGAACTATTTTATTAAATCTGGATACAGAAGAAGACGATGAATTAACTATTGGTTGTGCCGGAGGGATAGATACGACTACTGTATATAAATATAAACATCATGCTGTTGCTCAGGATAGTATAGCTTTTAAAGTTTCTATTAAAGGATTGCTTGGCGGGCACTCGGGAATGGATATTCATAAGGGAAGAGCTAATGCCAATAAGCTGATGAACCGTTTGCTATACAATGGAAATAAGGTATTGGATCTGCAGCTGAGTAATTTAGAAGGTGGTAGTTTAAGGAATGCTATTCCTCGTGAAGCTAATGCTGTGGTAGCTGTTGCACGCAGTCAGAAAGCTGCGTTTCTTTCTTTTATTGCTGATTATTCGGAAATGATAAAAGCTGAATACCACACTATAGAGCCGGCTTTAAATATTAGTGCTAAAGAGACTGAACTTCCATTGGAAATTTTAGATAAGGATGATTACCATAAGATAGTCAATGCTTTATATGCTGTGCCAAATGGCGTTTTTAGGATGAGTCCTGATATTCCGGATTTGGTAGAAGCTTCTTCTAATCTGGCAAAAGTGATTATTAAGGATGGTGAGTTTATTACCTTATCCTTACAACGAAGCAGTGTAGAAAGTACAAAAGAGGATGTAGCCATAGCGGTAGGTGCAGCATTTGAAAATATGGGTTGTACAGTAACCACCAGTGGTGATTATCCGGGCTGGAAACCTGATGCCAATTCGGAGATTCTTTCCTTAATGACTAAATTATATAAAGTGAGTTTCAATGCCGAGCCCAATGTAAATGCTTGTCACGCTGGTTTAGAGTGCGGTATACTGGGTGCGCATTTGCCGGGTATGGATATGATTTCATTTGGACCTACCATTCATGGAGCACATTCTCCGGATGAAAGGGTAAAGATCTCATCAGTTCGTAAATTCTGGCACTACCTTTTAAACGTGCTGGAGGAAATACCGGCTCGTTAA
- a CDS encoding family 10 glycosylhydrolase: protein MKKIIYKICIWSAVLIVGFTACKKSNVAKKLLPDETTNILPDTMRRNEAIAWVDARSNVFGTYGRFNDTAKIRRTLDTLKQVGVTGLVLDVKGSNGYTMYPSNYAPQITSMDGKTFTPGVDYVGFMIAEAKKRNFKIYASIVTFVEGSAGKGKVYEDAVWRDQYQSIVCDETGKRVPIVSTGKNGFVNPSIPAVQERALNIVKEIVGKYDIDGLLLDYARYTDINADFSDYSKNDFIKFLETKYDDSQAKRMDFPLDIVKSWKIVSGVVTPNVTGKYYKRWLLYRATVIHDFFVKARAAVKSVKPNMKFGVYVGAWYTTYYSVGVNWASEDYDPFNDNELRFDWSYPDYNKTGYAEQLDLLMTGNYFTQLMLVDNPATAGLAYHWWSVEGSLKGTKYITRNKMPLYGSLDMGNVDWPNQQAISNTIKYIRANASGGVMLFDVVHVYAPQYNRLKQPLWDALREGLKK from the coding sequence ATGAAGAAGATTATTTATAAAATATGCATATGGTCTGCAGTTTTGATTGTCGGTTTTACAGCCTGTAAAAAATCAAATGTTGCCAAAAAATTGTTGCCTGATGAAACGACCAACATCTTGCCGGATACCATGCGCCGCAATGAAGCCATTGCATGGGTAGATGCCCGTTCTAATGTTTTTGGTACTTATGGCAGATTTAACGATACCGCCAAGATCCGAAGAACGTTGGATACGCTTAAGCAGGTTGGTGTAACCGGTCTGGTGCTGGATGTAAAAGGTTCAAATGGGTATACCATGTATCCGAGTAACTATGCTCCCCAGATAACGAGTATGGATGGAAAAACTTTTACACCAGGGGTAGATTATGTCGGGTTTATGATTGCCGAAGCAAAAAAGAGAAACTTTAAGATCTATGCTTCGATTGTAACCTTTGTAGAAGGATCGGCGGGTAAAGGTAAAGTATATGAAGATGCAGTATGGAGAGATCAGTATCAGTCTATTGTATGTGACGAAACCGGAAAACGGGTACCGATTGTATCTACAGGTAAAAATGGCTTTGTAAACCCTTCAATTCCGGCAGTTCAGGAGCGTGCACTCAATATCGTTAAGGAAATAGTAGGTAAGTATGATATTGACGGTTTATTGCTTGATTATGCACGTTACACAGATATCAATGCTGATTTTTCTGATTACAGTAAAAATGATTTTATCAAATTCCTGGAAACGAAATACGATGATAGTCAGGCAAAACGAATGGATTTTCCTTTAGATATTGTTAAAAGCTGGAAAATCGTAAGCGGGGTAGTTACGCCGAATGTTACCGGCAAGTACTATAAACGCTGGTTACTTTATCGTGCTACTGTAATTCATGATTTTTTTGTAAAAGCAAGAGCTGCGGTTAAAAGTGTGAAGCCAAATATGAAGTTTGGTGTTTATGTAGGCGCCTGGTACACGACTTATTACTCGGTAGGAGTAAATTGGGCAAGTGAAGATTATGACCCTTTTAATGATAATGAGTTGCGTTTCGATTGGTCTTATCCGGATTACAATAAAACAGGTTATGCGGAGCAGTTGGATCTTTTAATGACGGGTAACTATTTTACGCAATTGATGCTGGTGGATAATCCGGCGACGGCAGGTTTGGCTTATCACTGGTGGAGTGTAGAAGGCTCCCTGAAAGGTACGAAGTATATCACAAGGAATAAAATGCCTTTATATGGCAGTTTAGATATGGGAAATGTGGATTGGCCCAATCAACAGGCCATTAGCAATACGATTAAATACATTCGGGCAAATGCATCAGGTGGGGTGATGCTTTTTGATGTAGTGCATGTATATGCGCCGCAGTACAATAGACTGAAACAGCCACTCTGGGATGCACTAAGAGAAGGTTTAAAGAAATAA
- a CDS encoding peptidoglycan DD-metalloendopeptidase family protein, with protein MKLQRLFLLFILISVTTTVFAQTSSELKRNKEAIQREIDLLQRNLNETSSSKKLTMGQIRAINSKIRLMQNKIAVINSEVKNLDNQIHENTNEVHSLKSQLGQLKNEYAGMVRFAQRNQNAYDKMMFIFASDSFNQAYKRIKYFQQFGQYRKKQVDYIQGTQKKIEYKIVVLDKNLKEKSNLLTEQEHEKVKLGKNKTEQAQMLNQFNRQEKQFRQDIAVQKRKQAEIDRAIRSAIQREIEIARKKAEEEERLAAQKAVAEGRPVPVTKEKTTSNYLTASPESAKLSAGFENNRGRLPWPVAQYSIVERFGNHTEGQANYTNDGINILTEQGAAVKAVFEGDVLFVKELYGTYIVALRHGDYFTVYQNLKTVSVAKGNKVETKQTLGIVASKEDGPILHFEIMRGQTKLNPEAWIAK; from the coding sequence ATGAAGCTACAGAGATTATTTTTATTATTCATTCTTATTTCCGTTACCACTACCGTTTTTGCCCAAACCAGTTCTGAACTGAAAAGGAACAAAGAGGCTATACAGCGTGAAATTGATTTGCTACAGCGAAATCTTAATGAGACTTCGAGTAGCAAAAAGCTGACTATGGGTCAGATCAGAGCTATCAATAGTAAGATCAGGCTGATGCAGAATAAAATTGCTGTGATCAACTCAGAAGTGAAGAATCTGGATAATCAAATCCATGAGAATACCAATGAGGTACATTCTTTAAAAAGCCAGTTAGGCCAGTTAAAGAACGAATATGCTGGAATGGTACGTTTTGCGCAGAGAAATCAGAATGCATACGATAAAATGATGTTTATATTTGCCTCCGATAGTTTCAATCAGGCTTATAAGCGCATTAAGTATTTTCAGCAGTTTGGTCAATACCGTAAAAAGCAAGTAGATTATATACAGGGTACTCAAAAGAAAATTGAGTACAAAATTGTGGTGCTGGATAAGAACCTGAAAGAGAAAAGTAATTTGTTAACCGAGCAGGAACACGAAAAAGTAAAGCTAGGTAAAAATAAAACTGAGCAGGCCCAAATGTTGAATCAATTCAATAGACAGGAAAAGCAGTTTAGACAGGATATTGCTGTGCAAAAACGTAAGCAAGCAGAAATTGACCGGGCAATTAGAAGTGCCATTCAGCGCGAGATAGAAATAGCCCGTAAAAAAGCAGAGGAGGAGGAACGTCTTGCTGCGCAAAAGGCCGTTGCCGAAGGCAGACCGGTACCGGTTACGAAAGAGAAAACGACCAGCAATTATTTAACGGCTTCACCGGAATCGGCTAAACTATCTGCAGGTTTTGAAAATAACAGGGGACGCTTGCCCTGGCCTGTTGCTCAGTATTCTATTGTAGAGCGGTTTGGTAATCATACCGAAGGACAAGCAAATTATACCAACGATGGGATTAATATCCTTACCGAGCAAGGTGCAGCTGTTAAAGCTGTATTTGAAGGGGACGTGTTATTTGTAAAGGAACTGTATGGTACTTATATCGTGGCGTTGCGTCATGGAGATTATTTTACCGTCTACCAAAACTTAAAAACCGTTAGTGTAGCCAAGGGTAATAAGGTAGAAACAAAACAAACTTTAGGAATTGTTGCTTCGAAAGAAGATGGCCCGATATTGCATTTTGAAATTATGCGGGGACAAACCAAACTGAATCCGGAAGCCTGGATAGCGAAATAG
- the cysM gene encoding cysteine synthase CysM yields MGTIVEFIGNTPLVEIAKLNPNPKVKLYAKLEGNNPGGSVKDRAALNMIRSAMERGEIKKGTRLIEATSGNTGIALAMIAGIYGLEIELVMPASSTRERTLTMEAFGAKVTLLESIEVCRDYAEEQRDKHGYFLLDQFANPDNYLAHYKTTGPEIWRDTEQQITHFVSSMGTTGSIMGNSMFLKEQNPAIQIVGCQPTEDSSIPGIRRWPAAYLPKIFDASRVDRVMDVSQQEATEKARQLAKVEGIFAGMSSGGALACALKLCEELESGLIVFIACDRGDRYLSSDLFG; encoded by the coding sequence ATGGGAACCATTGTAGAATTTATAGGAAATACCCCTTTGGTAGAGATCGCCAAATTAAATCCGAACCCAAAAGTGAAGTTGTATGCTAAATTAGAAGGCAATAATCCGGGTGGAAGTGTAAAGGATAGGGCTGCTTTAAATATGATCAGAAGCGCTATGGAGCGTGGAGAGATTAAAAAGGGTACGCGCCTGATCGAAGCGACGAGTGGAAACACGGGCATTGCATTGGCCATGATCGCTGGCATATATGGCTTGGAGATTGAGCTGGTGATGCCTGCGAGCTCTACCAGAGAACGGACCTTAACGATGGAAGCCTTTGGTGCCAAAGTTACCTTATTGGAATCTATAGAAGTTTGCCGGGATTACGCTGAAGAACAGCGTGATAAACACGGATATTTTTTGCTTGATCAGTTTGCAAATCCGGATAACTATCTGGCACACTATAAAACTACAGGTCCTGAAATATGGCGAGATACGGAGCAACAAATTACTCATTTTGTAAGCTCTATGGGTACAACAGGCAGTATTATGGGCAACTCTATGTTTTTAAAAGAACAAAATCCAGCCATTCAGATTGTAGGTTGTCAGCCTACAGAAGATTCCTCTATTCCCGGTATACGCCGTTGGCCTGCAGCTTACTTGCCTAAAATATTCGATGCAAGCCGGGTAGATCGTGTAATGGATGTATCGCAGCAGGAGGCTACAGAAAAGGCACGTCAGTTGGCAAAAGTGGAAGGTATCTTTGCCGGAATGAGCAGTGGCGGGGCTTTAGCCTGTGCTTTAAAGCTATGCGAAGAGCTGGAATCGGGACTAATTGTATTTATTGCCTGCGATAGAGGCGATAGATATTTGAGCAGCGATTTGTTTGGATAG
- a CDS encoding phosphatase PAP2 family protein codes for MKSLYFRNLLLFVFVFPVSLPLQLRAQSKLQQFDDQVLINLSETRTPEKTGVFLFISNHNDWVNIGVPMGLLTAGVINDDKAMRQNALYVASSSAVNVLFTMLLKRIVKRPRPFLANVKIKAVYQPSEYSFPSGHTSTAFTTATALSQAYPKWYVIAPSYLWAGAVGFSRLYLGVHYPTDVVAGAALGTGAAFSLRSLRGD; via the coding sequence ATGAAAAGCCTTTATTTTAGAAATTTATTACTGTTCGTATTTGTTTTTCCTGTATCGCTGCCATTACAACTACGAGCGCAAAGTAAATTACAGCAATTTGATGATCAGGTGCTGATCAATCTATCGGAGACAAGAACCCCCGAAAAGACCGGCGTTTTTCTTTTTATATCCAATCACAACGATTGGGTAAATATTGGTGTGCCTATGGGCTTGCTTACCGCAGGAGTCATTAACGATGATAAAGCAATGCGGCAAAATGCATTGTATGTAGCCAGCAGTTCGGCAGTAAATGTGCTCTTTACGATGCTGCTTAAAAGAATCGTAAAACGACCAAGACCTTTTCTGGCCAATGTGAAGATTAAAGCGGTATATCAGCCTTCAGAATATTCATTTCCATCCGGACATACCTCTACGGCTTTTACTACAGCAACTGCGCTTTCTCAGGCTTATCCTAAATGGTATGTTATAGCACCTTCCTATCTATGGGCTGGCGCTGTAGGTTTTTCGCGTTTATATTTAGGTGTACATTATCCTACTGATGTAGTCGCAGGGGCAGCCCTTGGTACCGGAGCAGCTTTTTCGCTGCGGTCATTACGCGGAGATTAA